A genomic window from Camelus ferus isolate YT-003-E chromosome 9, BCGSAC_Cfer_1.0, whole genome shotgun sequence includes:
- the DRC7 gene encoding dynein regulatory complex subunit 7 has product MEVLKEKVEEEEAAEREDAAERAERGEKMMRLMEVRKEETTMTQEMLRDLERKLSEIEVSIPEKPSTFTKDTIDISKLPLSYKSNTPKEEHLLQVADNFSRQYSLLCPDRVPLFLHPLNECEVPKFVSTTIRPTLMPYPELYNWDTCAQFVSDFLAMLPLPDPLKPPSYLYSSTTVLKHQKGNCFDFSTLLCSMLIGAGYDAYCVNGYGSQDLCHMDLTREVCPLTVKPKETVQEEEKAPPKKYAIKPPRDLSSRFEQEQEMKRQEEIKAAEEKRWRQEEERLMEVDSAKTDPLHGLRVHSWVLVLSGKREVPESFFIDPFTARSYSTQDDNFLGIESLWNHKNYWINMQDCWNCCKDLIFDLGDPVMWEYLLLGTDKPLLSPAEEEDNGANDDDDVENLGKEDEDKSFDMPNSWVEQIEISPEVFETRCPNGKKVIQYKKAKLEKWAPYLNNNGLVCRLTTYEDLECTKTLEIKEWYQNREDMLELKHINKTTGLNIDYFKPGHPQALRVHSYTSMQPEMDRVMEFYEKARVDGLIKREETPKTMTEYYQGRPDFLSYRHINFGPRVKKLVLNSAESNPRPVVKIIERFFRNPAKPADEDVAERVFLILDERIQLRYHCREDHITASKREFLRRTEVDSKGNKIIMTPDMCISFEVEPMEHTKKLLYQYEAMMKLKNEEKLSRHQAWESELEVLEILKLREEEEEAHVLTTSIYDTKRNEKSKEYREAMERVMHEEHLRQVEAQLDYLAPFLAQLPPGEKLTRWQAVRLKDECLSDFKQRLINKANLIQARFEKETQELQKQQQWYQENQVTLTPEDEDLYLSYCSQAMFRIRILEQRLNRHKELAPLKYLALEEKLYKDPRLVELLKVFV; this is encoded by the exons GACCTTTACCAAGGACACCATTGACATCTCCAAACTGCCCCTTTCCTACAAAAGCAACACGCCTAAGGAGGAACACCTGCTGCAGGTGGCAGACAACTTCTCCCGCCAGTACAGCCTCCTGTGCCCGGACCGCGTGCCCCTCTTCCTGCACCCGCTGAACGAGTGCGAAGTGCCC AAATTCGTCAGCACAACCATCCGGCCCACACTGATGCCCTACCCTGAGCTCTACAACTGGGACACCTGCGCCCAGTTTGTCTCAGACTTCCTGGCCATGCTGCCCCTGCCTGACCCACTCAAGCCG CCCTCGTACCTGTACTCCTCGACCACGGTGCTCAAGCACCAGAAGGGGAACTGCTTTGACTTCAGCACGCTGCTCTGTTCCATGCTCATTGGCGCTGGCTATGATGCCTACTGTGTCAATGGCTATGGCTCGCAGGACCTGTGCCACATGGACCTGACTCGGGAGGTGTGCCCACTCACTGTGAAGCCCAAGGAG ACAgtccaggaggaggaaaaggcacCACCTAAGAAGTACGCCATCAAGCCGCCCAGGGACCTGAGCAGCAGGTTTGAGCAGGAACAGGAGatgaagaggcaggaggagatcAAGGCTGCGGAGGAGAAGcggtggaggcaggaggaggagcgcCTCATG GAGGTGGACAGTGCGAAGACCGACCCCCTGCATGGCCTGCGGGTGCACTCCTGGGTCCTGGTGTTGTCGGGGAAACGCGAGGTGCCCGAGAGCTTTTTCATCGACCCGTTCACTGCTCGCAGCTACAGCACCCAGGACGACAACTTCCTGGGAATCGAGAGCCTCTGGAACCACAAGAACTACTGGATCAACATGCAGGACTGTTGGAACTGCTGCAAg GACTTGATCTTTGACCTGGGAGATCCTGTGATGTGGGAGTACCTGCTCTTGGGGACTGACAagcctctcctgtccccagctgAGGAGGAGGACAACGGGGCGAACGACGACGATGACGTGGAAAATCTG GGCAAGGAGGACGAGGATAAGAGCTTCGACATGCCGAACTCGTGGGTGGAGCAGATTGAGATTTCCCCAGAAG TGTTCGAGACCCGCTGTCCGAATGGGAAGAAGGTGATACAGTATAAGAAGGCGAAGCTGGAGAAGTGGGCCCCATACCTCAACAACAATGGCCTTGTGTGCCGCCTCACCACCTATGAGGACTTGGAGT GTACCAAGACTTTGGAGATAAAGGAGTGGTACCAGAACCGGGAAGACATGCTGGAGCTGAAGCACATAAATAAGACCACGGGCCTGAATATTGACTACTTCAAGCCGGGCCACCCCCAGGCTCTGCGTG TGCACTCATACACGTCCATGCAACCCGAGATGGACCGCGTCATGGAGTTTTACGAAAAGGCCCGTGTGGACGGCCTGATCAAACGGGAGGAGACGCCCAAGACGATGACGGAGTACTATCAAGGACGGCCCGACTTCCTCTCCTACCGCCACATCAATTTCGGGCCCCGGGTCAAGAAGTTGGTTCTGAACAGCGCAGAGTCCAATCCCCGGCCCGTGGTG AAAATCATAGAGCGGTTCTTCCGCAACCCCGCGAAGCCTGCGGATGAGGACGTGGCGGAGCGCGTGTTTCTGATCTTGGATGAGCGCATCCAGCTGCGCTATCACTGCCGCGAGGACCACATTACAGCCTCCAAGCGTGAGTTCCTGCGGCGCACAGAGGTGGACAGCAAGGGCAACAAGATCATCATGACGCCTGACATGTGCATCAGCTTCGAG GTGGAGCCCATGGAGCACACCAAGAAGCTTCTCTACCAGTACGAGGCCATGATGAAgctgaagaatgaagaaaagttgTCCAGACATCAGGCCTGGGAGTCAGAGCTGGAG GTGCTGGAGATCCTGAAGCTtcgggaggaagaggaggaggcgcATGTGCTGACCACCTCCATCTATGACACCAAGCGCAACGAGAAGAGCAAGGAGTATCGGGAGGCCATG GAGCGTGTGATGCACGAGGAGCACCTGCGGCAGGTGGAGGCCCAGCTGGACTACCTGGCCCCGTTCCTGGCACAGCTCCCGCCAGGAGAGAAGCTGACGCGCTGGCAGGCTGTGCGCCTCAAGGACGAGTGCCTCAGCGATTTCAAGCAGCGGCTTATCAACAAGGCCAACCTCATCCAGGCCCGGTTTGAGAAG GAGACCCAGgagctgcagaagcagcagcagtggtATCAGGAGAACCAGGTGACCCTGACACCCGAGGATGAAGACCTGTACCTGAGTTACTGCTCTCAGGCCATGTTCCGCATCCGCATCCTGGAGCAGCGGCTCAATCG ACACAAGGAGCTGGCCCCACTGAAGTACTTGGCTCTGGAGGAAAAGCTCTACAAGGACCCACGCCTGGTGGAGTTACTGAAGGTCTTTGTTTGA